Proteins encoded within one genomic window of Esox lucius isolate fEsoLuc1 chromosome 12, fEsoLuc1.pri, whole genome shotgun sequence:
- the amt gene encoding aminomethyltransferase, mitochondrial isoform X2, whose protein sequence is MVAFAGWSMPVQYKDSHINSHMHTRQHCSIFDVSHMLQSKVHGRDRVKFIESMIVGDIAELKDNQGTLTLFTNDKGGINDDLIVTKTDQGYLYVVSNAGCADKDSANMKAKLAEFKAAGHNVDLEFLDECLIAVQGPATAKVLQPGLKDDLSKLTFMTSTLTSVFGIQDCRVTRCGYTGEDGVEISVPKSGVVALMERLLANSEVKLAGLGARDSLRLEAGLCLYGNDIDETTSPVEATLVWTIGKRRRQAMDFPGAEIIVPQIKAKTARKRVGLVSTGPPVRQHTPILSPEGKVIGEVTSGCPSPCLKQNVAMGYVDSAYAKNGTPIQVEVRKKAAKAVVTKMPFVLTNYYSGK, encoded by the exons ATGGTGGCGTTTGCTGGCTGGAGCATGCCTGTCCAGTACAAAGACAGCCACATCAACTCCCACATGCACACTCGCCAGCACTGCTCCATTTTCGACGTCAGTCACATGTTACAG AGCAAAGTCCATGGGAGAGACCGAGTGAAATTCATCGAGTCCATGATAGTTGGAGACATTGCAGAGCTGAAGGACAACCAG GGCACACTAACCCTCTTCACCAATGACAAAGGTGGAATTAATGATGACCTAATCGTCACCAAGACTGACCAAGGCTACCTCTATGTAGTGTCCAATGCTGGCTGTGCAGACAAGGACTCCGCCAACATGAAG GCTAAACTGGCCGAGTTCAAAGCTGCTGGCCATAATGTGGATCTGGAGTTTCTGGACGAATGTCTGATTGCGGTTCAAG GTCCAGCCACGGCCAAGGTCCTCCAGCCGGGTCTGAAAGATGACCTTAGCAAGCTGACCTTTATGACCAGCACCCTAACCAGCGTTTTTGGGATCCAGGACTGCAGGGTGACCCGCTGTGGCTACACCGGTGAGGATGGAGTGGAG ATATCTGTGCCTAAGTCCGGGGTGGTGGCCTTGATGGAGCGCCTGCTGGCAAACAGTGAGGTCAAGCTGGCCGGACTGGGGGCGCGAGACAGCCTGAGGCTGGAGGCGGGGCTCTGTCTCTATGGCAACGACATCGACGAGACCACAAGCCCTGTGGAGGCCACTCTGGTGTGGACTATAG GAAAGCGGCGGCGTCAGGCGATGGACTTCCCCGGCGCGGAGATCATTGTGCCCCAGATAAAGGCGAAGACAGCGAGGAAGCGTGTGGGCTTGGTGTCCACTGGGCCCCCTGTCAGACAGCACACACCAATACTCAGCCCAGAGGGAAAGGTCATAG GTGAGGTCACCAGTGGTTGCCCCTCCCCCTGCCTGAAGCAGAACGTTGCCATGGGTTATGTGGATTCGGCATATGCTAAAAATGGAACTCCCATTCAGGTGGAGGTGAGGAAGAAGGCAGCGAAAGCGGTTGTCACCAAGATGCCTTTTGTTCTGACTAACTACTACTCTGGCAAGTAG
- the amt gene encoding aminomethyltransferase, mitochondrial isoform X1 gives MCSRIMFCCRGFRFGFRVPKECLRSARLESARRQDRHASSFEASIKKTALFDFHRDQGGKMVAFAGWSMPVQYKDSHINSHMHTRQHCSIFDVSHMLQSKVHGRDRVKFIESMIVGDIAELKDNQGTLTLFTNDKGGINDDLIVTKTDQGYLYVVSNAGCADKDSANMKAKLAEFKAAGHNVDLEFLDECLIAVQGPATAKVLQPGLKDDLSKLTFMTSTLTSVFGIQDCRVTRCGYTGEDGVEISVPKSGVVALMERLLANSEVKLAGLGARDSLRLEAGLCLYGNDIDETTSPVEATLVWTIGKRRRQAMDFPGAEIIVPQIKAKTARKRVGLVSTGPPVRQHTPILSPEGKVIGEVTSGCPSPCLKQNVAMGYVDSAYAKNGTPIQVEVRKKAAKAVVTKMPFVLTNYYSGK, from the exons ATGTGCTCTCGGATAATGTTTTGCTGCCGTGGGTTCAGATTCGGTTTCCGAGTCCCGAAGGAGTGTCTGCGGAGCGCTCGACTCGAATCAGCAAGGAGGCAGGACCGACATGCTTCAAGTTTTGAG GCCTCAATTAAGAAGACCGCTCTGTTTGACTTCCACCGGGACCAGGGGGGTAAAATGGTGGCGTTTGCTGGCTGGAGCATGCCTGTCCAGTACAAAGACAGCCACATCAACTCCCACATGCACACTCGCCAGCACTGCTCCATTTTCGACGTCAGTCACATGTTACAG AGCAAAGTCCATGGGAGAGACCGAGTGAAATTCATCGAGTCCATGATAGTTGGAGACATTGCAGAGCTGAAGGACAACCAG GGCACACTAACCCTCTTCACCAATGACAAAGGTGGAATTAATGATGACCTAATCGTCACCAAGACTGACCAAGGCTACCTCTATGTAGTGTCCAATGCTGGCTGTGCAGACAAGGACTCCGCCAACATGAAG GCTAAACTGGCCGAGTTCAAAGCTGCTGGCCATAATGTGGATCTGGAGTTTCTGGACGAATGTCTGATTGCGGTTCAAG GTCCAGCCACGGCCAAGGTCCTCCAGCCGGGTCTGAAAGATGACCTTAGCAAGCTGACCTTTATGACCAGCACCCTAACCAGCGTTTTTGGGATCCAGGACTGCAGGGTGACCCGCTGTGGCTACACCGGTGAGGATGGAGTGGAG ATATCTGTGCCTAAGTCCGGGGTGGTGGCCTTGATGGAGCGCCTGCTGGCAAACAGTGAGGTCAAGCTGGCCGGACTGGGGGCGCGAGACAGCCTGAGGCTGGAGGCGGGGCTCTGTCTCTATGGCAACGACATCGACGAGACCACAAGCCCTGTGGAGGCCACTCTGGTGTGGACTATAG GAAAGCGGCGGCGTCAGGCGATGGACTTCCCCGGCGCGGAGATCATTGTGCCCCAGATAAAGGCGAAGACAGCGAGGAAGCGTGTGGGCTTGGTGTCCACTGGGCCCCCTGTCAGACAGCACACACCAATACTCAGCCCAGAGGGAAAGGTCATAG GTGAGGTCACCAGTGGTTGCCCCTCCCCCTGCCTGAAGCAGAACGTTGCCATGGGTTATGTGGATTCGGCATATGCTAAAAATGGAACTCCCATTCAGGTGGAGGTGAGGAAGAAGGCAGCGAAAGCGGTTGTCACCAAGATGCCTTTTGTTCTGACTAACTACTACTCTGGCAAGTAG